The following coding sequences lie in one Bacillus sp. BGMRC 2118 genomic window:
- a CDS encoding response regulator transcription factor: protein MYKIFIVEDNMNIASTIKNHLQPWGYEVEYVTDFQNVITQFVSFDPQLVLLDISLPFVNGFTLCQEIRKLSKVPIIFISSASDNMNIVMAMNMGGDDFIAKPFDLTVLTSKVQALLRRAYDFTGQTNLLTHRGAILNTSDATITFHDKKIELTKNDQKILQVLLENKGKAVSRDILMTRLWETDSFIDDNTLTVNINRLRKKLEAIGLNEFIKTKKGLGYLVD, encoded by the coding sequence ATGTACAAGATTTTTATCGTTGAAGATAATATGAACATTGCGAGTACGATAAAGAACCACCTGCAGCCGTGGGGTTACGAAGTGGAATATGTAACAGATTTCCAGAATGTAATTACGCAGTTTGTTTCCTTTGATCCGCAATTAGTGTTATTGGATATTTCTCTGCCTTTTGTAAACGGGTTTACGTTGTGCCAAGAGATTCGCAAATTATCTAAGGTGCCGATTATCTTTATCTCTTCAGCTTCCGATAATATGAATATTGTCATGGCAATGAATATGGGAGGAGATGACTTTATTGCCAAGCCTTTTGATTTGACGGTTCTTACGTCAAAAGTACAAGCTCTGCTTCGTCGTGCGTACGATTTTACTGGGCAAACAAATTTACTCACGCACCGCGGGGCAATCCTGAATACAAGTGATGCTACCATTACCTTTCACGACAAAAAAATAGAATTAACCAAAAACGATCAAAAAATTCTACAAGTACTTCTTGAAAATAAGGGGAAGGCTGTTTCGAGGGATATACTCATGACACGGCTTTGGGAAACGGACAGTTTTATTGATGATAATACACTAACAGTAAATATCAACCGTCTCCGTAAGAAATTGGAGGCAATAGGATTAAATGAATTTATTAAAACAAAGAAAGGGCTCGGCTATTTGGTGGACTAA
- a CDS encoding ABC transporter permease, with product MTQWMVLYRKEMTEMVRNYKILWIPIVFILLGVMQPVSSYYMPEILDTFGGLPEGTILEMPIPSGAEVLMKVLSNYGMLGVLILVLSAMGVVSAERQSGVAGMVMIKPVPYSSYILSKWAGLLTITLISLIIGYVASWYYTSLLIETVAFERIFQSVMIYSIWLVFVVTLTLFFSTIMKGNGSVAFVTIFVVFAISTVTTILGKYMKWSPATMTEHTGKVLLSGEIDSSFMLAFITTIAIITIVIISSIQIFKQKELLE from the coding sequence ATGACACAATGGATGGTTCTTTATCGAAAAGAAATGACGGAAATGGTTAGAAATTATAAAATCTTATGGATTCCAATTGTTTTTATTTTGCTAGGTGTCATGCAGCCGGTTAGTTCGTACTATATGCCGGAAATTTTGGACACTTTTGGCGGCCTTCCAGAAGGTACAATCCTTGAAATGCCTATTCCATCTGGGGCAGAAGTGCTAATGAAGGTTCTATCTAATTATGGAATGCTTGGTGTACTCATTCTTGTTTTAAGTGCAATGGGTGTCGTTTCCGCAGAAAGACAGAGTGGAGTTGCAGGTATGGTCATGATTAAACCAGTTCCTTATTCCTCGTATATCTTATCGAAATGGGCTGGATTACTTACAATTACACTCATTTCATTGATTATCGGATACGTAGCTTCCTGGTATTATACGAGTTTGCTCATTGAAACCGTCGCTTTTGAGCGCATTTTTCAAAGTGTAATGATCTACAGCATATGGTTGGTTTTTGTTGTTACATTGACGTTGTTTTTTAGTACGATAATGAAAGGAAATGGCAGTGTTGCTTTCGTTACAATATTTGTGGTCTTTGCCATCTCGACGGTCACTACCATTCTGGGAAAGTATATGAAATGGAGTCCGGCTACAATGACTGAGCACACAGGTAAGGTTTTGTTGTCAGGAGAAATAGATTCTAGTTTCATGCTAGCTTTTATTACAACTATTGCTATTATCACCATAGTAATCATTTCATCCATCCAAATCTTTAAACAAAAAGAGCTTTTGGAATAA
- a CDS encoding ABC transporter ATP-binding protein, protein MELVKANDLVKRFGNTNAVKGINFHIEEGRCVSLLGPNGAGKTTTLKMLSGLLEPTSGNIDFKGEKAKDLRQFIGYLPQYPAFYNWMSGKEFLVFAGQLAKLNRKEAEKRSEELLERVGLTNAKKRKIGGYSGGMKQRLGLAQALIHRPKLLILDEPVSALDPLGRREVLDMMREIKEETTILFSTHVLHDAEEISDDILIMHAGEIAISGSLGSVMEEYRQPILQIEFESKVTEWLKDIESYSFVSEVNIQGNKASIVLKDMVDGKQTLLQDIVDRKLPIRKFEMAQTTLEDLFMKVVKA, encoded by the coding sequence ATGGAATTAGTAAAGGCTAACGATTTAGTAAAAAGATTTGGAAATACGAATGCTGTTAAAGGAATCAATTTTCATATTGAAGAAGGCCGGTGTGTTTCATTACTTGGACCGAATGGAGCAGGAAAAACAACGACATTAAAAATGCTATCCGGATTGCTAGAACCTACCTCAGGTAATATTGATTTTAAAGGGGAAAAGGCAAAAGATTTAAGGCAGTTTATTGGGTATTTACCTCAATATCCTGCTTTCTATAATTGGATGAGTGGGAAAGAGTTTCTTGTTTTCGCAGGACAATTAGCAAAACTGAATCGTAAAGAAGCAGAAAAAAGAAGTGAAGAATTACTTGAACGAGTGGGTCTAACGAATGCGAAGAAAAGAAAAATAGGGGGGTATTCTGGTGGAATGAAGCAGCGCCTCGGATTGGCACAGGCACTCATTCATCGTCCGAAATTACTTATTTTAGATGAGCCAGTTTCAGCACTCGATCCACTCGGGAGACGGGAAGTGTTGGACATGATGAGAGAGATTAAAGAGGAAACAACCATTCTCTTCTCCACTCATGTCCTACACGATGCAGAAGAAATAAGTGACGACATACTTATCATGCATGCCGGTGAAATTGCGATATCAGGTAGCCTGGGTAGTGTAATGGAAGAGTATCGACAACCTATTTTACAGATTGAATTCGAATCGAAGGTTACCGAGTGGTTAAAGGACATAGAGAGTTATAGCTTTGTATCTGAGGTTAACATTCAAGGTAATAAAGCCAGCATCGTTTTAAAAGATATGGTAGATGGGAAGCAAACATTATTACAAGATATCGTGGATAGAAAACTTCCGATTCGTAAGTTCGAGATGGCTCAGACAACATTAGAAGATTTATTTATGAAGGTGGTGAAGGCATGA
- a CDS encoding PLDc_N domain-containing protein, translating to MNELLNGIPWGAIAPILVLQLILMITALVSCIREEITNGPRWMWILVIIFINLIGPVLYFVIGRRND from the coding sequence ATGAATGAACTGTTAAATGGAATCCCTTGGGGAGCGATTGCACCAATTCTTGTCTTACAATTAATTCTTATGATAACTGCATTAGTCTCTTGTATTAGAGAAGAGATAACGAACGGACCAAGATGGATGTGGATCCTTGTTATTATCTTTATTAACTTAATCGGGCCAGTCCTTTACTTTGTTATTGGAAGGAGAAATGATTAA
- a CDS encoding sigmaY antisigma factor component, translated as MNSNELSSISIWLWIVVAFILICQGSWMFLDARKRGHNAWLWGILGLIQFPTYLIIYLVFVRKIFKRKVSGSNS; from the coding sequence ATGAACTCAAACGAACTAAGTAGCATTTCGATTTGGTTATGGATTGTGGTTGCATTCATTCTGATTTGTCAGGGATCATGGATGTTTTTGGATGCACGGAAGAGAGGACACAATGCTTGGTTATGGGGTATTTTAGGCCTTATACAATTTCCAACGTACCTCATTATATATCTTGTATTTGTAAGAAAGATTTTCAAAAGAAAAGTCTCAGGATCAAATTCCTGA
- the sigY gene encoding RNA polymerase sigma factor SigY, translating into MDEKDLIQRAKKGDTLALSKLLQQNYSFVVKYLMKVTLHPQIAEDLTQETMMKCIEKIKLYNGESKFSSWLITIATNLFIDQQRRKKREKSWLNQEQALRKMKWNAANMNEEWTDVLDVLSRINEDIRMPIVLKHYYGYSYEEIGKMMGIAEGTVKSRVSNGLKSIRKELAEREGV; encoded by the coding sequence ATGGATGAAAAAGATTTAATTCAAAGGGCGAAAAAAGGAGATACCTTAGCTCTTTCGAAACTGCTACAGCAGAATTATTCGTTCGTCGTTAAGTATTTAATGAAAGTCACCCTTCATCCACAAATAGCAGAAGATTTAACACAAGAGACGATGATGAAGTGTATTGAAAAAATCAAACTGTATAATGGTGAATCCAAGTTTTCCTCATGGCTCATCACAATTGCAACGAACCTTTTCATCGATCAGCAGCGTAGAAAGAAGCGGGAGAAAAGCTGGCTAAATCAGGAACAAGCGCTCCGAAAAATGAAATGGAATGCAGCTAATATGAATGAAGAATGGACAGATGTGCTTGATGTGCTTTCCAGAATTAATGAAGACATACGTATGCCAATCGTATTAAAGCATTATTACGGATATTCATATGAGGAAATTGGAAAAATGATGGGTATTGCAGAAGGAACCGTAAAATCTCGAGTTTCAAATGGTCTAAAAAGTATACGAAAGGAGTTGGCTGAACGTGAAGGAGTTTGA
- a CDS encoding GNAT family N-acetyltransferase, with protein MNQPIIITRYSPSFAKQTVEMWRESKERAIGQKEIHSIENHINFLNHILAEQYQIDLAILNNRVVGMIAYNEREISQLYIHTDYQGLGIGQTLLNRVKDQSCGQLTLYTFEVNVNAQKFYEKNGFKVIGRGYENEENLPDIKYEWSSE; from the coding sequence ATGAACCAACCTATCATCATCACTAGGTATAGTCCTTCGTTTGCAAAGCAAACCGTCGAAATGTGGAGAGAAAGTAAAGAACGAGCAATTGGTCAGAAGGAGATTCATAGCATTGAAAATCATATAAATTTTTTAAATCACATATTAGCTGAACAATATCAAATCGATCTAGCAATATTGAATAACAGGGTTGTTGGAATGATTGCTTATAATGAAAGGGAGATAAGCCAACTTTATATTCATACTGATTATCAAGGATTAGGTATAGGTCAAACATTACTTAATAGGGTAAAAGATCAATCATGTGGGCAATTAACATTATATACTTTTGAGGTAAATGTAAACGCACAAAAATTTTATGAGAAGAATGGATTTAAAGTGATTGGAAGAGGATACGAGAATGAAGAAAACTTGCCTGATATTAAGTATGAGTGGAGTTCCGAATGA
- a CDS encoding NUDIX domain-containing protein — METALGKVTCFITRRKNEQLQLLLLEHPSAGIQLPAGTVEVNEEYERAALREATEETGLKEFLSCKMIGVQEQNLEDKYVLLDKAKVYSRPDISSFQWAEIRRGITVLHEREHGEFVQISYKEGDQYPDPNYISYQITGWVKKIHVTTKITRKFYHLHSHSKEDNWEIHTDNHTFKLFWSKVDNLPSLVSPQTEWLAILNSSMTIE, encoded by the coding sequence ATGGAAACTGCGCTTGGAAAAGTTACTTGCTTTATTACTAGAAGAAAAAATGAACAGTTGCAGCTTCTTCTACTTGAACACCCAAGTGCTGGAATTCAACTACCAGCAGGTACCGTTGAAGTTAATGAAGAGTATGAAAGGGCAGCTCTTAGAGAAGCGACTGAGGAAACAGGGCTGAAGGAATTTCTCTCATGTAAAATGATTGGTGTTCAGGAACAAAACTTAGAAGATAAGTACGTCCTTCTTGATAAAGCAAAGGTATACTCCAGACCAGATATATCAAGTTTCCAATGGGCAGAAATCAGAAGGGGGATTACTGTTCTTCATGAACGAGAACATGGGGAATTCGTGCAGATCTCATACAAGGAAGGAGATCAGTATCCAGATCCAAATTATATTTCGTACCAAATAACAGGTTGGGTAAAGAAAATACATGTAACAACCAAGATAACAAGAAAATTTTATCACCTTCATTCACATAGCAAGGAGGACAACTGGGAGATTCATACAGATAATCATACGTTCAAGCTGTTTTGGTCAAAGGTAGATAACTTACCAAGTCTCGTATCTCCACAAACAGAGTGGTTGGCTATTTTAAATAGCAGTATGACAATCGAATAA
- a CDS encoding NUDIX domain-containing protein, whose protein sequence is MSNHSWNESYVGQLRKAVGHQKLIIPSIRAVIKDRDERILFVDRKGENRWGMPSGSIELNESIYETLNREVKEETGIDVIQATLIAIYTAPHKSTVNLFGDEYQMFEFLFLVDEWEGSLLKVTEETSNAKFFSLDALPRGTDEFWDQHHKEVLQDLSDFDGKLILK, encoded by the coding sequence GTGTCAAATCATAGTTGGAACGAGTCATATGTTGGACAATTACGGAAGGCAGTAGGACATCAGAAATTAATCATCCCCTCTATCCGTGCCGTTATAAAGGATCGTGACGAAAGGATCCTTTTTGTAGATAGAAAAGGAGAGAATCGGTGGGGGATGCCATCAGGATCAATAGAGCTTAATGAGTCAATTTATGAAACGCTTAATAGAGAAGTGAAAGAAGAGACGGGAATTGATGTCATTCAGGCTACATTGATCGCCATTTATACAGCACCTCATAAGTCGACAGTGAATTTATTTGGTGATGAGTATCAGATGTTCGAGTTTTTATTTTTAGTAGATGAGTGGGAGGGATCCCTTTTAAAGGTAACGGAAGAAACGAGTAATGCAAAATTTTTCTCGTTAGATGCACTACCACGTGGGACCGATGAATTTTGGGATCAGCATCATAAAGAAGTATTACAGGACTTATCGGATTTTGATGGGAAGCTTATTTTAAAGTGA
- a CDS encoding ABC-F family ATP-binding cassette domain-containing protein codes for MLELKIHGIKKFMDATLVVNNISLEAFEGDRLGIVGANGSGKSTILKLIAGVLPMNYWPGYPQTSSPGYDEGLIHLPRGATKAYLEQSPQFPEGLKVMDVLNLAFEEIDEIEKQMRELEQQMQVLEGEKLEKALHKYSELVQQFEVKGGYEREEKISKVCTGLGFSESFLARDFDLLSGGEKTTVVLGKLLIHNPDILLLDEPTNHLDMESIEWLESYLHSYKGIVIIVSHDRYFLDNVVNKIVEIEDMESISYKGNYSSFVTQKEENMRIQYEHYREQQKKINNMEKQVLSLRDWAMREDNNKFFKRAGSIQKKLDKLDRIDKPIFERRNMRLHFNETERSGKETIKAMDVYKSYEEKVVLKGAQLMVHYGERVGLIGPNGSGKTTFLKMLLGEEKPDQGKVELGANVKVAYLPQIIEFNDEEQTVIECFREDISIVIGKAREYLAKFMFYKNTVFKKVKHLSGGERIRLKLAMLLYQDINLLILDEPTNHLDIQSIETLEEALEEFKGTIFFISHDRYFINKIGERMIALEDFQLTSYDGNYDEYRKVKRIETKQTEKNESVKQEKPKKERNVNADSQKNADKVTAKIESLECEINELDSAMALDTLSYGELQELFDRKQEIAKELDHYLELWMDLSS; via the coding sequence ATGTTAGAGCTGAAAATACATGGAATTAAAAAGTTTATGGATGCCACGCTTGTGGTGAATAATATTTCGTTAGAGGCATTTGAAGGGGATCGTCTAGGGATTGTCGGGGCTAATGGCAGTGGGAAAAGTACCATCCTGAAATTGATTGCTGGAGTATTACCGATGAACTATTGGCCAGGATATCCGCAAACGTCAAGCCCGGGTTATGATGAGGGATTGATTCATTTACCTCGTGGGGCGACGAAGGCATACCTGGAACAATCTCCTCAATTTCCGGAAGGATTAAAAGTAATGGACGTTTTGAACCTTGCATTTGAAGAGATTGATGAGATAGAGAAGCAAATGCGTGAACTTGAACAGCAGATGCAAGTGTTAGAGGGTGAAAAATTAGAAAAGGCTCTCCATAAATACAGTGAGCTTGTTCAACAGTTTGAAGTAAAAGGTGGATATGAACGAGAGGAGAAAATCAGTAAAGTTTGTACCGGTCTTGGATTTTCCGAAAGCTTTTTAGCAAGAGACTTTGACCTATTAAGTGGTGGTGAAAAAACGACAGTCGTGCTGGGGAAACTCTTAATTCATAACCCGGATATCCTCTTGTTGGATGAGCCGACGAACCATTTAGATATGGAATCAATTGAATGGCTGGAAAGTTATCTTCATAGTTATAAAGGAATTGTCATTATCGTATCGCATGACCGTTACTTTCTGGATAATGTGGTGAACAAAATTGTAGAAATTGAGGATATGGAATCCATCTCGTACAAAGGGAACTACAGCTCTTTTGTGACCCAAAAAGAAGAAAACATGCGAATTCAATATGAGCATTACCGGGAACAACAAAAGAAGATTAACAACATGGAAAAGCAGGTGCTAAGCTTACGTGACTGGGCCATGAGAGAAGATAATAATAAGTTCTTCAAACGTGCCGGCAGTATTCAGAAAAAGCTCGATAAGCTGGACCGTATAGATAAGCCAATCTTTGAGAGACGAAATATGAGACTTCATTTTAATGAAACAGAACGATCTGGGAAAGAAACAATCAAGGCAATGGACGTATACAAAAGCTATGAAGAGAAGGTAGTCTTAAAGGGTGCTCAGCTCATGGTACATTACGGTGAAAGAGTAGGGTTGATTGGGCCGAATGGAAGTGGGAAAACTACGTTCTTGAAGATGCTGCTGGGTGAAGAAAAACCGGATCAAGGCAAAGTAGAGTTAGGAGCGAATGTGAAGGTCGCCTATTTGCCACAGATTATTGAGTTCAATGACGAAGAACAAACGGTAATTGAGTGCTTCCGGGAAGATATTTCGATTGTTATCGGAAAAGCAAGAGAGTACTTGGCGAAGTTCATGTTTTATAAAAATACAGTTTTTAAAAAGGTTAAGCATTTATCGGGCGGTGAGCGAATTCGGTTGAAGCTTGCGATGCTGTTATATCAGGATATTAACCTACTAATCCTAGATGAGCCGACTAATCATCTTGATATTCAATCAATCGAAACACTGGAGGAAGCACTTGAGGAATTCAAAGGTACAATATTCTTTATCTCTCATGACCGTTATTTTATTAACAAGATTGGAGAGCGAATGATTGCACTGGAGGACTTTCAGTTAACTAGTTATGACGGTAATTATGATGAGTACCGAAAAGTGAAAAGAATTGAAACGAAACAAACTGAAAAAAATGAATCGGTGAAGCAGGAGAAGCCGAAAAAGGAAAGAAACGTAAACGCTGATTCACAAAAGAACGCAGATAAGGTGACGGCAAAAATTGAATCGCTTGAATGTGAGATTAACGAGCTAGACAGTGCGATGGCTCTAGATACTCTAAGCTATGGGGAGTTACAAGAACTTTTTGACAGAAAACAAGAAATTGCAAAAGAGCTAGACCATTATTTGGAGCTGTGGATGGACTTGAGTAGCTAA
- a CDS encoding alpha-glucosidase — translation MNKKWWKESVIYQIYPRSFNDSNGDGIGDINGITEKLPYLKKLGIDVIWLSPVYKSPNDDNGYDISDYRNIMDEFGTMEDFEKMLTTAHQHDIKIMMDLVVNHSSDEHQWFVESRKSKDNPYRDYYIWKKGVNGQPPTNWGAAFGGSVWEYDEATDEYYLHLFSKKQPDLNWENPELRNEVYDMMRYWLDKGVDGFRMDVVNFISKDTSYPQGEVKEGLPYGDGGKYYMNGPRIHEFLHEMNREALSHYDTITVGEMPGVSVEQGKLYTGEDRHELNMVFHFEHVGLGDGKFGKWDPNEWKLTDLKKIFTKWQKELENEGWNSLYWSNHDQPRAISRWGNDSEEYRVISGKMLATCLHMMQGSPYIYQGEEMGMTNVKFTSIDDYRDIETLNAYRDLTPDFLSHEEIFKGIHERGRDNARTPIHWDASANAGFTTGTPWIPVNPNYENINAEAVLADKDSIFYYYQELIKLRKQHEIIVYGTYDIIHEDDEQIYAFTRTLGDEQLLVVCNFSKETPEFVLPGHINSEKRELIISNYDVDADQSIEKFPLKPYEARVYRLKK, via the coding sequence ATGAATAAAAAATGGTGGAAAGAAAGTGTCATATACCAGATCTATCCGAGAAGTTTTAATGATTCGAACGGTGATGGAATTGGTGATATTAACGGAATTACAGAAAAACTTCCGTATCTCAAAAAACTTGGGATCGATGTCATTTGGTTATCACCAGTCTATAAGTCACCGAATGATGATAACGGATATGATATTTCGGATTATCGTAATATTATGGATGAGTTCGGGACGATGGAAGACTTTGAAAAGATGCTAACAACTGCTCATCAACATGATATCAAAATTATGATGGACCTTGTTGTCAACCATTCAAGTGATGAGCATCAGTGGTTTGTTGAATCCAGAAAATCAAAGGACAATCCTTATCGCGATTATTATATATGGAAAAAAGGTGTCAACGGACAGCCACCGACAAACTGGGGTGCTGCCTTTGGTGGAAGTGTCTGGGAGTATGATGAAGCAACAGATGAATATTATTTACACCTTTTCAGCAAGAAACAGCCAGATTTGAATTGGGAAAATCCTGAACTCAGAAATGAAGTTTACGACATGATGCGATACTGGCTAGATAAGGGTGTTGACGGTTTCCGAATGGATGTTGTTAACTTTATCTCGAAAGATACAAGCTACCCGCAAGGTGAAGTAAAAGAAGGCCTTCCATACGGTGACGGCGGAAAGTATTACATGAATGGGCCGAGAATTCATGAGTTCTTACATGAAATGAATCGTGAAGCATTAAGTCACTATGATACAATCACGGTCGGTGAAATGCCTGGAGTTTCCGTTGAACAAGGAAAGCTATATACAGGAGAAGACAGACATGAATTGAACATGGTCTTCCATTTCGAACATGTTGGACTAGGTGATGGAAAGTTCGGTAAATGGGATCCAAATGAATGGAAACTGACAGATTTGAAGAAGATCTTTACGAAATGGCAAAAGGAATTAGAAAACGAAGGCTGGAATAGCTTATATTGGAGCAATCATGACCAACCAAGAGCCATTTCTAGATGGGGTAATGATTCTGAAGAATATCGTGTGATTTCAGGTAAAATGCTTGCTACGTGTCTTCATATGATGCAAGGTTCTCCTTATATTTATCAAGGAGAAGAAATGGGCATGACAAATGTGAAATTTACAAGCATTGACGATTATCGAGACATCGAAACTCTAAATGCCTATCGTGATTTAACACCAGATTTTCTTTCTCATGAAGAAATCTTTAAAGGAATTCATGAAAGAGGTCGTGATAATGCGCGAACTCCGATTCATTGGGATGCAAGTGCAAACGCGGGCTTTACGACAGGAACTCCGTGGATACCTGTAAATCCAAATTACGAAAATATTAATGCAGAAGCAGTTCTAGCTGATAAAGATTCAATTTTCTACTATTATCAAGAATTAATTAAGCTGAGAAAACAGCATGAAATTATCGTTTATGGAACATACGATATCATCCATGAAGATGATGAACAAATTTATGCCTTCACTAGAACACTTGGTGATGAACAACTTCTCGTGGTCTGCAACTTCAGTAAGGAAACGCCGGAATTTGTTCTTCCAGGACATATTAATTCTGAAAAAAGAGAATTGATAATTTCAAACTATGATGTCGATGCAGATCAATCTATTGAGAAGTTTCCGTTAAAGCCTTATGAGGCAAGAGTTTACCGTCTGAAGAAATAA
- a CDS encoding carbohydrate ABC transporter permease has product MNRKGINWTATSLLLFGSLLILFPLYLTITIAFKTPPEMAGNLLTLPKSWSFDNFIQAIEMTNFFNALKNSFIVTLFVTFFTVLTNSLVAYVVARNMHKRLYKSLYYYFLSAMFIPFPIIMLPLVKQTSAWGMDNLVGLIILYIVFNLSFNVFIYIGFIRSIPIELEEAAIIDGASTWGVFWKVIFPLLAPMNATVAILTALGAWNDFMLPLVLLSDREMATLPLVQYVFQSQFSTDYNLAFASYLMALAPMIIVYVFAQKWIISGVMKGSIK; this is encoded by the coding sequence ATGAATCGAAAAGGAATAAATTGGACCGCAACTAGTCTTTTATTATTTGGCTCATTGTTAATTCTTTTCCCATTGTATTTAACAATCACCATTGCGTTTAAAACACCACCGGAAATGGCAGGTAATTTACTCACACTTCCAAAATCGTGGTCATTTGATAATTTCATACAGGCCATTGAAATGACAAATTTCTTCAATGCATTAAAAAACAGCTTCATTGTAACGCTGTTTGTGACATTTTTTACGGTACTGACAAACTCTTTAGTTGCCTATGTTGTGGCGAGAAACATGCATAAAAGACTGTATAAGTCATTATATTATTACTTCTTGAGTGCGATGTTCATCCCTTTCCCGATTATCATGCTTCCACTTGTTAAGCAAACCAGTGCGTGGGGAATGGATAATCTAGTTGGGTTAATCATCTTATATATTGTATTTAATTTATCGTTTAATGTTTTTATTTACATTGGGTTCATCCGTTCAATTCCTATTGAGTTAGAAGAGGCAGCGATTATTGACGGAGCCAGTACATGGGGCGTTTTCTGGAAAGTCATATTCCCTTTACTTGCTCCAATGAATGCGACTGTGGCTATTCTGACTGCTCTTGGTGCATGGAATGACTTTATGCTGCCGCTTGTCCTGTTAAGTGACAGGGAAATGGCAACACTGCCACTAGTGCAATATGTGTTCCAATCTCAATTTAGTACAGACTATAATTTAGCATTTGCATCTTATTTAATGGCTCTTGCTCCAATGATAATTGTCTATGTATTTGCGCAAAAGTGGATTATTAGCGGGGTAATGAAAGGATCCATTAAATAA
- a CDS encoding sugar ABC transporter permease, producing the protein MKKSKVYLSIAIPAFVLFFIFHTYPALQGIFYSFTDWKGYGDWNFVGIKNYLNVFKDDRAGSAYLFTFKFAIVTTIIVNFISLMIAIGLNSKIKFQKTLRAVYFLPYILSILIVGFIFNFIFAHIFPRIGEQLGWDWLASNILGNPDLAWLGIVLVAVWQSVSFNTILYLAGLVTISEDLYEAASIDGAGIWRKFWSITFPLIAPFFTINMVLSMKGFLQVFDQIVALTGGGPGRATESISLLIYRGGFEGGDFAYQSANAVLYFIVIVVISVFQLRFLNKREAE; encoded by the coding sequence ATGAAGAAAAGTAAAGTCTATCTGTCCATTGCGATCCCTGCATTCGTTCTTTTCTTTATCTTTCATACATATCCAGCCTTACAAGGTATCTTTTACAGTTTTACAGACTGGAAAGGATACGGAGACTGGAATTTCGTCGGGATAAAAAATTACCTGAATGTATTTAAGGATGACCGTGCGGGAAGTGCGTACTTGTTTACATTTAAATTTGCAATCGTTACAACCATTATTGTAAACTTCATTAGCCTAATGATTGCAATCGGACTTAATTCAAAAATTAAATTTCAAAAAACCCTTAGAGCAGTCTATTTCTTACCGTATATCTTAAGTATTTTAATCGTTGGTTTTATATTCAACTTTATATTTGCCCATATTTTCCCTAGAATTGGAGAACAGTTGGGGTGGGACTGGCTTGCTAGTAATATCTTAGGTAATCCGGACTTAGCTTGGTTAGGAATTGTTCTAGTAGCTGTTTGGCAATCCGTATCGTTTAATACCATTTTATATTTGGCTGGCCTTGTTACAATCTCTGAAGATTTGTATGAAGCAGCCAGTATCGATGGTGCAGGAATATGGAGAAAGTTTTGGAGTATTACGTTCCCATTGATCGCTCCTTTTTTCACGATAAACATGGTCTTATCAATGAAAGGATTCCTTCAGGTATTTGACCAAATCGTTGCACTGACTGGAGGAGGACCTGGTAGAGCAACAGAATCCATTTCCCTGTTAATTTACAGAGGAGGATTTGAAGGCGGAGATTTTGCTTATCAATCAGCAAATGCTGTGTTGTACTTTATCGTTATTGTTGTTATTTCAGTCTTCCAACTGCGATTTTTGAATAAGAGGGAGGCGGAATAA